A single region of the Mycobacterium avium subsp. avium genome encodes:
- the serB gene encoding phosphoserine phosphatase SerB — translation MNSPPKVSVLITVTGVDQPGVTATLFEVLSRHGVELLNVEQVVIRHRLTLGVLVCCPADVADGPALRHDVEAAIRKVGLDVSIERSDDVPIIREPSTHTIFVLGRPITAAAFGAVAREVAALGVNIDLIRGVSDYPVIGLELRVSVPPGADEALRTALNRVSSEEHVDVAVEDYTLERRAKRLIVFDVDSTLVQGEVIEMLAAKAGAEGQVAAITDAAMRGELDFAQSLQQRVATLAGLPATVIDEVAGQLELMPGARTTLRTLRRLGYACGVVSGGFRRIIEPLAEELMLDYVAANELEIVDGTLTGRVVGPIIDRAGKATALREFAQRAGVPMAQTVAVGDGANDIDMLAAAGLGIAFNAKPALREVADASLSHPYLDTVLFLLGVTRGEIEAADAIDGEVRRVEIPPE, via the coding sequence GTGAACTCACCACCCAAGGTGTCGGTGCTGATCACCGTCACCGGCGTGGACCAGCCGGGCGTGACGGCGACCCTGTTCGAGGTGCTGTCGCGGCACGGGGTCGAGCTGCTCAACGTCGAACAGGTGGTGATCCGGCACCGGCTGACGCTGGGGGTGCTGGTGTGCTGCCCCGCCGACGTCGCCGACGGGCCCGCGCTGCGCCACGACGTGGAGGCGGCCATCCGCAAGGTCGGCCTGGACGTCAGTATCGAACGCAGCGACGACGTGCCGATCATCCGGGAGCCCTCGACGCACACCATCTTCGTGCTGGGCCGGCCCATCACCGCGGCCGCGTTCGGCGCGGTGGCCCGCGAGGTGGCCGCGCTGGGTGTCAACATCGACCTGATCCGCGGCGTGTCCGACTATCCGGTGATCGGGCTGGAGCTGCGGGTCTCGGTGCCGCCGGGAGCCGACGAGGCGCTGCGCACCGCGCTGAACCGGGTGTCCAGCGAGGAGCACGTCGACGTCGCCGTCGAGGACTACACCCTGGAACGGCGGGCCAAGCGGCTCATCGTGTTCGACGTGGACTCGACGCTGGTGCAGGGCGAGGTCATCGAGATGCTGGCGGCCAAGGCGGGCGCCGAGGGCCAGGTCGCCGCGATCACCGACGCCGCGATGCGTGGCGAGCTGGACTTCGCGCAGTCGCTGCAGCAGCGGGTGGCCACGCTCGCCGGCCTGCCCGCCACGGTGATCGACGAGGTGGCCGGCCAGCTGGAGCTGATGCCCGGCGCCCGGACCACGCTGCGCACGCTGCGCCGGCTGGGGTATGCCTGCGGCGTGGTGTCCGGTGGCTTCCGCCGGATCATCGAGCCGCTGGCCGAGGAGCTGATGCTGGACTACGTGGCGGCCAATGAGCTGGAGATCGTGGACGGCACACTCACCGGCCGGGTGGTCGGTCCCATCATCGATCGGGCCGGAAAGGCCACGGCGCTAAGGGAATTCGCGCAGCGGGCCGGGGTGCCCATGGCGCAGACCGTCGCCGTGGGCGACGGCGCCAACGACATCGACATGCTGGCCGCGGCCGGGCTGGGCATCGCGTTCAACGCCAAGCCGGCGCTGCGCGAGGTCGCCGACGCGTCGCTGAGCCACCCGTATCTGGACACGGTGCTGTTCCTGCTCGGGGTGACCCGCGGCGAGATCGAGGCCGCCGACGCGATCGACGGCGAGGTGCGCCGGGTGGAGATCCCGCCGGAGTAA
- a CDS encoding ABC transporter ATP-binding protein, protein MPENDSAAADPDLLIELRDVSLRRGGNVLVGPLDWAVELDERWVIVGPNGAGKTSLLRIAAAAEHPSSGVAFVLGERLGRVDVTELRSRIGLSSSALAQRVPSDEVVRDLVVSAGYAVLGRWRERYEDIDYRRAVDMLESLGAEHLADRSYGTLSEGERKRVLIARALMTDPELLLLDEPAAGLDLGGREELVARLADLAADPDAPALVLVTHHVEEIPPGFSHCMLLSEGRVVAAGLLTDVLTSENLSTAFGQAIALDVVDGRYFARRVRTRAAHRRQL, encoded by the coding sequence GTGCCCGAAAACGACAGTGCGGCAGCCGACCCCGATCTGCTGATCGAGTTGCGCGACGTGTCGCTGCGGCGCGGCGGCAACGTCTTGGTCGGGCCGCTGGACTGGGCGGTCGAACTGGACGAGCGGTGGGTGATCGTCGGGCCCAACGGGGCCGGCAAGACCTCGCTGCTGCGGATCGCCGCGGCGGCCGAACACCCTTCGTCGGGGGTGGCTTTCGTGCTCGGCGAGCGGCTGGGCCGGGTTGACGTGACGGAGTTGCGGTCGCGGATCGGTCTGTCGTCCTCGGCGCTGGCGCAGCGGGTGCCCAGCGACGAGGTGGTGCGCGATCTGGTCGTGTCGGCCGGCTACGCGGTGCTGGGCCGGTGGCGGGAGCGCTACGAGGACATCGACTACCGCCGGGCCGTCGACATGCTGGAGAGCCTGGGCGCCGAGCACCTGGCCGACCGCAGCTACGGGACGCTGTCCGAAGGCGAGCGCAAGCGGGTGCTGATCGCCCGCGCGCTGATGACCGACCCCGAGCTGCTGCTGCTCGACGAGCCCGCCGCGGGCCTGGACCTGGGCGGCCGTGAGGAGCTGGTGGCGCGGCTGGCCGACCTGGCCGCCGACCCCGACGCACCCGCGCTGGTGCTGGTCACCCATCACGTCGAGGAGATACCGCCGGGTTTCAGTCACTGCATGCTGCTCTCGGAGGGGCGGGTGGTCGCCGCCGGACTGCTGACCGACGTGCTCACCTCGGAGAATCTGTCCACCGCGTTCGGCCAGGCGATCGCGCTCGACGTCGTCGACGGGCGCTACTTCGCGCGGCGCGTCCGCACCCGCGCAGCCCACCGGAGGCAGCTATGA